ATCCCACCAACTTACACCAGCTTTGTCATCGCTACTTATGCCGCGCgagtgcgcagcgcaaattACTAGGCCACCTGGGCTTCTTCGCACGACACGTATTCCACCGCTCCATTCCAACCGACAGCCCTTGCCACCGCCCAAGGTGCGGTACACTGCTAAAAAGGAGGCCAAAAAGCCGGACAAGGGCTCTGACTCGGGAGAGGATGATACTCCGAAGCCCGAGATTGACTACGAAAATGAAGGATTTTTGTAGTCTATGAACAGTGCTATTATACATATGTTAGAAATTatcggtgcgctgcgcataGGTTGCGAAATCCACGCGTTCGTGCATTTCTACAGTCTGGTCCATGGCCTCGGCGCCCCGGTTCAGGAACGGATTGTAATCCGCAGGAAGCTCACGTAAAGGTGGCATTGACTTTGTTGGACGAAATCCAGAACGTGCGGGGAGAGGCCGTACCGTGCGCTCCGGAGCTGGGATATTCTCCCAGTTGTCGTCCACCATATTCATTTCGCAAACCGCGCCTTGCCAGGCAAGCTCATTTTCTTCAAATGCACTCGCAAGCACTGCATCGCTATCATCCTCCGAGATGCCACGCTTCAATTCATTATTCCACGCGCAAGAGTCATGCTCGGCGGATTCGCCGCGTAATGCCCCAAAAGGAACAGACGCAGTGCGTCCCCAATGGCACTGTGCGCTCCGTGCATCCTGTAGCATATCCTGGACATTGGTAGTATCTGTGTTTCTCGTGCACTGCATGCCCCGCGGCGTCCCGTTTACGTATCCGCGGTGTACGTCTGCTATAAGCGTAATGCAAAGACGTACTTGAACGAATCCGCCAGCTCATActttgcaggcgcgtctGAATATCGCTGGAAATAGCATTGTATTCGCTGGACGCCCGTGTAAATCTACGCGCATCCTTATCGGTGTGAAACACATCCGCAGCACTTGTTGCGCGTTTGTTCATCGTggcagcgcaaggaagggccgcgcgccttggcaagaACGCGTTACTTATGCAcgcgaaaaaggcgcgcgtcttgtTGCGCACCGCTGACTAACATGGCACGTGGAAAAGATTTACAGCGCCTTGCGTCCTATGAGGGCGACAGTGATCACGCTACACCAGTTAGATCTCGAAATCGTAAGCCAACACATCTACAGAACGCAACAAATACGCATAACATAGCATCGCGCAGTCAGCCGCTGTCTCTAGGTCCACATATCACATACCTTCCACATTCGGGAGCAAGTTCATCTTGGAAAAGCTGCTGTCAGTGACTTTTATACGTACTCCTTATGGTCGTTGTCCTCCTTGTAGCGCTCCAATCCTTCACGGTTGCGGAACACGGTGTAGAGGCCATAGTTAAAGCCCTGCGAGCGCGTGTCCCAGATAGGGGGGCCCCAATGCAACTGCGTGACTTCGTCCTTGGTCACCTGTAAATCACGAAGCGTCTCAAGGCGTGCCTTGAACTCCTCGTAGCCATTGCGGAGAACTTGGTCCTTTACTTTGACAAGCACAATATGAACGCACGGCATGCTTTGGAAGGGGAAAGCTACGCATGTTCCTACGTATCGATGAATGCCACGTGATCGATGACTAGCGCCCTTGGATTTCCTCCCACAAGTCGAGCTGGCCCCATGCACCGACAATTACGGTAAGCAGAAGCCACGGACCGACCTGCAGGTCCGTAGTGACGTCTTGTGTATCTAGCATCTGATGTGCATGTTCACTGCGCTGTTTTGTAATGGCCGTCATGCATACACGCGCTAATGCACGGAGCCCCGCAATTTCTTCGCCGGACAGGCGCCGGTCGAGTCGTGCGAGGAGAGCAAAGATCCAGCGCATATGTATGTGATGCAGACCTGTGTTTATTGTAAAGTGCGGCTGTTGCATCCATTTGCGTAGAAGCTGGAGCAGGCGAAGAATATCGTCGATTTCGAACGAGGCAACTGCGTCCACCGTTGGCTCGCGGAAGCGGTAGCCAAAGTCGGCTAAGGTGGGAGTAGTGCGAGTATAGTCCActggaagcgctgcatcaACCTCGTCGGCAGACGTGCCACACGAGGATGTATCGGATGCCGTATCCATAGCGGAGGACGATGGGCTTTCGTTTAATGACACTTCTGCCTCATCCCTTTGGCACAGGTATAGTGGGTTGAGGTTGCCCAGACTGCTTTTTTCGTCAAACTCTTCTGTCTCCCACGCTGAGCTTTCAtccggcgcgtcgctcgTATCAGTAACAAGGCTTCCCGATTCGGCCATAGACACGGGCTCAGACACAGGCTCAGGCCCAGACACAGGCTCAAACACAGGCTCAGACACAGGCTCAGACACAGGCTCAAATTCAGACTCCATATACTGCAGAGCCCTAAAAATTTTCTGCCTCTCTTGTGAGTCTGGTGGCATGCGTCCATGTATATACATGTACCAGCCATTTTCGTCGTGTATGGCTGGCTTacgtgtgcggcgctgcccaGTATGGCGGGGGGGAGGCGCTCGCAAAGTACAATGCAATCGATTAAATCGCTCCAAAAACACAGTCCGCCATCGTGCACTCGGCACAAAACTACGGCGCTGAGTGACGGAGTCGAGCACAGGCTTGGGGTGCACAGACTGGAAAGACGCGA
This is a stretch of genomic DNA from Malassezia vespertilionis chromosome 1, complete sequence. It encodes these proteins:
- a CDS encoding uncharacterized protein (COG:S; EggNog:ENOG503P95F); amino-acid sequence: MPCVHIVLVKVKDQVLRNGYEEFKARLETLRDLQVTKDEVTQLHWGPPIWDTRSQGFNYGLYTVFRNREGLERYKEDNDHKDFSKMNLLPNVEGRKALDIQTRLQSMSWRIRSNTTNVQDMLQDARSAQCHWGRTASVPFGALRGESAEHDSCAWNNELKRGISEDDSDAVLASAFEENELAWQGAVCEMNMVDDNWENIPAPERTVRPLPARSGFRPTKSMPPLRELPADYNPFLNRGAEAMDQTVEMHERVDFATYAQRTDNF
- a CDS encoding uncharacterized protein (EggNog:ENOG503P77I; COG:S), which gives rise to MKRAAPEYGQRTLPVGVLPIDFDGIPTDGAQYLAMVRDEASKQPRIMHLASFQSVHPKPVLDSVTQRRSFVPSARWRTVFLERFNRLHCTLRAPPPRHTGQRRTRKPAIHDENGWYMYIHGRMPPDSQERQKIFRALQYMESEFEPVSEPVSEPVFEPVSGPEPVSEPVSMAESGSLVTDTSDAPDESSAWETEEFDEKSSLGNLNPLYLCQRDEAEVSLNESPSSSAMDTASDTSSCGTSADEVDAALPVDYTRTTPTLADFGYRFREPTVDAVASFEIDDILRLLQLLRKWMQQPHFTINTGLHHIHMRWIFALLARLDRRLSGEEIAGLRALARVCMTAITKQRSEHAHQMLDTQDVTTDLQVGPWLLLTVIVGAWGQLDLWEEIQGR